CGGCCTCGTCGTGGGGCTCGGCGTGTTCCTGCTACGGCCCGATGTCGCCCGGTTCGCGGGACTGTCTGGCGTCGCCTGTGGCGCTACGGCCTTCGCGGCATTGCGCGGGATGCGATGCGACGGCAGGATGCCCAGACTGCACTTGGTCCTGCTCGCGAGCCTCGCCGTAAAGCTCGGTTTCGAGCTGGCTACCGATACCTCGCTCCTCGACCTGGGACGACCGACGGTCGCCAACCCCTTGTTGCCGCTCAGCCACGTTATCGGCGCCGCGTCAGCGCTGCTTGTCGCCTTCGACACGGGTTCCGCACCGTCCGTCACACGCACTTGAAGTACCGCTGCCGTTGCGGCACCGGTTTCGAAACCGCACTCGTTCCCGGCAACGGGCTTGCCCCCCTCGTGTCGGGCAGACGCAGTCTACGGCGAGTCACCGGATCCGGGTGGTACCACCCGGGTACCGCCAACCGCTATGATCGGTGGATGGATCCGCTCCACGCTCTGCGCATCTTCCTGGTTTCGGTTGCCCTCGGTGGCATCCTGTACGCGTGCATCAACACAGGGCTCGGCTCACGCGAGCAGACGAACTGGTGGGGCGAACTGCCGAAGCACAAGAAGATCGCGTTCGGCGCAGGCATCGCAGCCACGATCCTGCAGACCTTCATCTGAGGGCGCGGCCACTTCCTCCTCGTGTGAGATGACGGACGCCGTCGACCGCCCTCCACCGCGCCTCGGGAACCCCAGACCTGGAGTCCTTCTCGACTTTTTGTCTGTCGTTGGATAGTATGGCGCCGAACCATTTACCGCCGGACATCGGGTCCGGCCCCACGTCCGACCCTCGGGCGGACAGTCGGCTGTCGATCCTCGATCGGAGCCCATTCCATCCATAGAGGAAATCCCCCCCCATGCGTGAAGTCGTCATCGTCGAAGCCGTGCGCACCCCTCTCGGGCGTCGCAACGGCGGTCTGTCCACCTGCCATTCGATCGACGTGCTCGGTCAGGTCCAGAAGGAATTGTTCGAACGCAGCGGTGCGGATCCCAAGGAAGTCGGCCAGGTGGTCGGCGGTTGCGTCGGCCAGGTGGGCATGCAGACCATGAACGTGGCGCGAAACGCCTGGCTCACCGCCGGGCTTCCGCTGGACGTTGCGGCGACGACCGTCGATACCCAATGCGGATCTTCCCAGCAGGCGACCAACCTCGCCTACTCGCTCGTGGCTTCGGGCGTCGTCGATTCGGCCGTTGGCTGCGGCGTAGAGCTCATGAGCCGCGTGCCCATGGGCGCCACCATCCCCAAGGGCAGCACCGGCATGCCGGTGAACAAGAACTACTGGGAGCACTATGAGTGGACGTCCCAGTTCGAGGGCGCCGAGCGCATCGCCAAACAGTGGGGCATCACGCGCGAAGACACGGATGCCTTCGGCAAGCGCTCCCAGGACCTCGCCGCCGGAGCCTGGGCGGAGAATCGCTTCGACGGTCAGATCCTCCCCATCGACGCGCCCGACGTCGACGACGAGGGCAATGCGCTCGAGACGACCCATCGGGTCGCGCGGGACGAGGGCCTGCGCGAGACCACGCTCGAAGGGCTCGCAAAGCTCAAGACCAACCAGGAAGGTGGCGTCCACACGGCCGGCACCTCGTCGCAGATCAGCGACGGCGCCGGCGCGATCCTGCTGATGACGAAGGAAAAGGCCGACGCCCTCGGCCTGAAGCCACTGGCCACGATCGTCGACGCCTGCCTCACGGGCAGCGACCCGGTCCTGATGCTGACCGGGCCGATCGGTGCGACCCGGAAGATGCTCGAGAACAACGGCATGCAGATGAGCGACATCGACATCGTCGAGATCAACGAAGCCTTTGCCTCGGTGGTGCTGGCCTGGGAGCGCGAACTCAAGCCCGACATGGCGACCGTGAACCCGAATGGCGGCGCGATTGCACTCGGCCATCCGCTCGGTGGCACGGGTTCGGTGCTCATCACCAAGGCCGTGCACGAGCTGCAGCGCAGCGGCAAGGAGCACGCGCTCGTGACCATGTGCTGCGGTGGAGGCCTCGGGACCGGAACGCTGCTGCGCCGGGCCTGATCGCAGCCCAGCGTTCGCATCCGCCATGAGCGAATCCAGCAAGCACGAGCTCGATGCACCGCCGTGGCTCCGGGTCGAATCGACACTCATGTCGCTCGCCCGGGGCATCCGGCGGGCGTACGACCTGGGCTTCGAAGAGCTTGGCCTCAACCTCTCCGAAGCCAGCGTGCTCGCCTATGCGCAGGAGCGCGGCCCTCTGATGCAGGCCGAACTCGCCAAACACATGGGCCTCGGACGCGCCGCGATGGGATCAATGGTCGACTCCCTCGAGGCGCGGGGCCTGGCGGAACGCCAGCCCAAGCCCGGCGACCGCCGCGTGTGGCTCGTCGCCGTGACGCCGGACGGCGACCAGCTGGCGAATCAGGTCGCGAAGATCGACGAGCGTCTGCGCGGAGAGTTTCGCGCGGGCATCTCCCGCAAGGAACGTCGCGAACTCGCCGGGCTACTCAATCGCCTGCGCGAGAACGTGAAAGGCGTGATTGCGGAAACCTCGGATTGAACCCCGGGCACCCCGTGTGCCCGAACCAGGAGAACTGAAATGGATGTTTCGAATAGCTCTGCCATCGTCACGGGTGGCGCTTCCGGCCTCGGCGAAGCGTGCGCGCGCCGGCTGACGGCTGCGGGCGCGAAGTGCGTGATCCTCGACATGAACGAGGAGAAGGGAAAGGAAGTGGCAAGCGAACTCGGTGGCGAGTTCGTGAAGGCCGACGTGGCCGATCCCGATCAGGTACAGATCGCCTGCGAGACGGCCGTTGGCATGGCGCCCCTTCGCGCACTCGTCAACGGTGCGGGTATCGGCAGCGCCGGCCGAACGGTCGATCGCCAGGGCGAGCCGTTCAAGCTCGAGGTCTTCGAGTTCGTGGTGCGCGTCAACCTGATCGGCAGCTTCAACTGTCTGCGGCTTGCTGCGGCCATGATGGCCAAGCAGGAGCCCCTCGACGAGCAGGGCCAGCGCGGTGCGATCGTCAACATGACGTCGGTCGCGGCCTTCGAAGGCCAGATCGGTCAGTGTGCCTACTCGGCTTCGAAGGGCGGCGTGGTCGGCATGACGCTTCCGATCGCGCGCGACCTCTCGGCAATCGGCATTCGCGTGAACACGGTCGCGCCGGGCCTGTTCGACACGCCCATCTATGGCGAAGGCGAAGGCAGCGAGGCCTTCAAGGCCAAGCTCGGCCAGAGCGTGCTCTTCCCCAAGCGCCTGGGTTACGCGGACGAACTCTCCCAGATGGTGATGCAACTCATCACCAACGACTACATGAACGGTGAAGTGGTGCGCTGCGACGGTGGCGTTCGCCTTCCCCCCAAGTGATCGAAGGATTGAATCATGGCAAATGAAGTCCTGACCGAACGACACGACCGCATCCTGGTCATCACCCTGAATCGCCCCGAGGCCCGGAACGCGGTCAACGGCCCGTTGGCCGACGCACTGAATGCCGCGGTCGAAGAACTCGACAACGACCCGGGGCTGACGGCCGCCGTACTGACGGGCGCCGGAGGCGGGTTCTCCTCAGGCATGGACCTCAAGTGGTTCGCCACCCAGGGCCCGCCCGTGGGTTTCGGCAAGTTCCTGCAGGCCGGCGCCAGGAAGCCGTTGATCGCAGCGATCGAAGGCTTTGCGCTCGCGGGTGGACTGGAACTCGCACTCACCTGTGATCTGCTGGTGGCGGCCAACAACGTGAAGTTCGGCATTCCCGAAGCGAAGCGCGGACTCTTCGCCGCCGGTGGCGCGCTCATGCGCCTTCCGCGCGTCGTGCCCCACGGCGTCGCGATGGAGATGGCGCTCACGGGCGATCCGATCAGCGCCGAGCGGGCCCTCGAACTCGGCTTGATCGCGCGCGTATCCGAACCGGGCAATGCACTCGACGTGGCGCTCGACCTGGCGAGACAGATCGCCCGCAATGCACCGCTGTCGGTCGCCATGTCGAAGAAGCTGATCGTCGATTCCTACGGCCGCACGGAAGAGGAATTCTGGTCCCACCAGGGCCCGGAGAGCGGCAAGATCTTCACATCGAAGGACGCGCAGGAAGGCGCCCGGGCGTTCGCGGAGAAGCGCGAGCCGGAGTGGACGGGGAGCTGAGCCGACTTCCCCCATACAGGCACGGAGAGCGTCTCCGCTAGAAGTTGTCCTTCCGAAGCCTCGTCTCGGTGAATACCGCGACCGGCGCTGCACCCTCCAGCCCGATCGCCTTCTGCAACCCCGACGTCGCGGGGCGGAGGAAGGGGTTGGTGCGAAGCTCGAGATCGATCGTGGTCGGGAGCGTCGGCTGGCCCGCGGCGCGGGTCTCGTCCACCTGCTGAGCCCGGGCTTTCAGGTCCGTGTTGTCCGGGTCGACACTGAGGGCGAAGGCAGCGTTGGCCTGGGTGTATTCGTGGCCACAGTAGACGCGGGTCTCGGGCGGAAGTTCCATCAGCTTCTGCAACGAGGTCCACATCGTCTCGGGCGTTCCCTCGAAGAGGCGACCGCAGCCCATCGCGAACAATGTATCCCCGGTGAACACCAGCCGGTCGTTCGGGAACCAGTAGTTCACGGCCCCCGCCGTGTGACCGGGCACATCGAACACGTGGACTTCGTGACCACCGAGATCGAAGACATCGTCCTGGCCCACGGCCTTCTGGATACCCGGGATCTTGTCCTGCTCCGCCCGGGGCCCGATGATCTCGGCTCCCGTCTTCTTCTGGAGTTCCAGGTTCCCGCCCGTATGGTCCGGATGCCAATGCGTGTTCAGGATATGGGTGAGGCTCCAGCCCTTGGCTTCGAGAGCCGCCTCGATCGGCGCGACCT
This portion of the bacterium genome encodes:
- a CDS encoding steroid 3-ketoacyl-CoA thiolase; amino-acid sequence: MREVVIVEAVRTPLGRRNGGLSTCHSIDVLGQVQKELFERSGADPKEVGQVVGGCVGQVGMQTMNVARNAWLTAGLPLDVAATTVDTQCGSSQQATNLAYSLVASGVVDSAVGCGVELMSRVPMGATIPKGSTGMPVNKNYWEHYEWTSQFEGAERIAKQWGITREDTDAFGKRSQDLAAGAWAENRFDGQILPIDAPDVDDEGNALETTHRVARDEGLRETTLEGLAKLKTNQEGGVHTAGTSSQISDGAGAILLMTKEKADALGLKPLATIVDACLTGSDPVLMLTGPIGATRKMLENNGMQMSDIDIVEINEAFASVVLAWERELKPDMATVNPNGGAIALGHPLGGTGSVLITKAVHELQRSGKEHALVTMCCGGGLGTGTLLRRA
- a CDS encoding crotonase/enoyl-CoA hydratase family protein — protein: MANEVLTERHDRILVITLNRPEARNAVNGPLADALNAAVEELDNDPGLTAAVLTGAGGGFSSGMDLKWFATQGPPVGFGKFLQAGARKPLIAAIEGFALAGGLELALTCDLLVAANNVKFGIPEAKRGLFAAGGALMRLPRVVPHGVAMEMALTGDPISAERALELGLIARVSEPGNALDVALDLARQIARNAPLSVAMSKKLIVDSYGRTEEEFWSHQGPESGKIFTSKDAQEGARAFAEKREPEWTGS
- the rrtA gene encoding rhombosortase, yielding MRDPFPRSVLISLAAVVVAVVVHVLPDVSSVWIFERDAIESWQLWRILTSSWVHYSWTQLAHNALVIIACGVLLDDADWCRYAVLVLGGGLVVGLGVFLLRPDVARFAGLSGVACGATAFAALRGMRCDGRMPRLHLVLLASLAVKLGFELATDTSLLDLGRPTVANPLLPLSHVIGAASALLVAFDTGSAPSVTRT
- a CDS encoding MarR family transcriptional regulator; its protein translation is MSESSKHELDAPPWLRVESTLMSLARGIRRAYDLGFEELGLNLSEASVLAYAQERGPLMQAELAKHMGLGRAAMGSMVDSLEARGLAERQPKPGDRRVWLVAVTPDGDQLANQVAKIDERLRGEFRAGISRKERRELAGLLNRLRENVKGVIAETSD
- a CDS encoding SDR family NAD(P)-dependent oxidoreductase, which codes for MDVSNSSAIVTGGASGLGEACARRLTAAGAKCVILDMNEEKGKEVASELGGEFVKADVADPDQVQIACETAVGMAPLRALVNGAGIGSAGRTVDRQGEPFKLEVFEFVVRVNLIGSFNCLRLAAAMMAKQEPLDEQGQRGAIVNMTSVAAFEGQIGQCAYSASKGGVVGMTLPIARDLSAIGIRVNTVAPGLFDTPIYGEGEGSEAFKAKLGQSVLFPKRLGYADELSQMVMQLITNDYMNGEVVRCDGGVRLPPK
- the gloB gene encoding hydroxyacylglutathione hydrolase, producing the protein MADFEIHQFLCLSDNYAVLLHDADSGVTAVIDTPEVAPIEAALEAKGWSLTHILNTHWHPDHTGGNLELQKKTGAEIIGPRAEQDKIPGIQKAVGQDDVFDLGGHEVHVFDVPGHTAGAVNYWFPNDRLVFTGDTLFAMGCGRLFEGTPETMWTSLQKLMELPPETRVYCGHEYTQANAAFALSVDPDNTDLKARAQQVDETRAAGQPTLPTTIDLELRTNPFLRPATSGLQKAIGLEGAAPVAVFTETRLRKDNF